One Oscillospiraceae bacterium DNA segment encodes these proteins:
- a CDS encoding type II toxin-antitoxin system PemK/MazF family toxin, which produces MKQSEIWLINLSPTIGAEMRKTRPALIVNDDALGQLPLKIIVPITDWKDHYRVAPWMVKIEPAIDNGLIKTSSIDCFQIRSVSEKRLVKQLGKITIEELIKVQESINKVIGFNSVIL; this is translated from the coding sequence ATGAAACAAAGTGAAATTTGGTTAATAAATTTAAGTCCAACAATTGGTGCAGAAATGCGAAAAACTCGCCCTGCTTTAATTGTTAATGATGATGCGTTAGGCCAATTGCCTTTAAAAATCATAGTACCAATTACTGATTGGAAAGATCACTATCGCGTTGCACCATGGATGGTAAAAATTGAACCTGCCATCGATAACGGACTTATAAAAACTTCCTCTATTGATTGTTTTCAAATTAGGTCTGTATCTGAAAAGCGTCTAGTAAAACAATTAGGAAAGATAACGATTGAAGAATTAATAAAAGTACAAGAGAGTATAAATAAAGTCATTGGATTCAACAGTGTTATTTTATGA